GACGCCAATCCTGTTTCAACCACTGCTTCGCCTTACCCGCGAATACCAGCTGACATCCCTGGCCGACCTGTTCGCTTTCCGCTATCGCAGTCAACTGGCGGGCATTCTGGTCACCCTGTTCATGCTGGTGGGCACCTTGCCCTATATCGCACTGCAGATCCGCGCAGTCACCGACTCCCTGCAGATGATCAGCCATACTGTGGCACCACGTATCCTGGCCTTGATCTTTTGTTCCACACTGGTGGTGTTCGCTATTCTGTTCGGCGCCAGGCACAGCACCAGTCGCGAAAAACACCGAGGCCTGGTGTTGGCGATTGCATTTGAATCGATAGTCAAGCTGGTGGCCTTACTCGTCATTGGCCTGGTAACGCTGTTTGGTGTATTCGATGGGTTTTCAGGTCTCGACAAATGGCTTGCCGCACATCCTGAGATGCTCGATCGCCTCTATCAGCCAGTCAGAGAGGGTCCCTGGTCGACCCTGTTGCTACTGGCCTTCGCAGCCGCCTTTCTGTTACCACGGCAATTTCATATGTTGTTCGCGGAGAACCTGGAACCCAAGGCATTGAAGACCGCCACCTGGGGCTTCCCTCTTTTTCTCCTGCTGATCAATCTACCGATCCCCCTGATTCTTTGGGGAGGAGAGGCTCTCGGTCTCAGCATGCCTCCCGACTATTTCGCCCTCGGCATCACCCTCGATCAAGGCCCCTCCTGGTTACCGTTTCTCGCCTTTATCGGCGGTATTTCGTCAGCCAGCGCGATGATGATCATCACCACGCTGGCGCTGTCGTCGATGACATTGAACCACATCCTGCTCCCCACCAATTTTCCCGATCCGCAGGTCAATCTCTATCGCTGGCTGCTGTTGGGCCGCAGACTGTTGATCGCCCTGATCATCATGGCAGGGTACGGATTCTATATTTTGCTGGAAAAGCATCAGGGACTGGTCCAGCTAGGCCTGATCTCCTTCGTCGCGGTCGCTCAGTTCCTTCCCGGCATCATCGGACTACTCTATTGGCGTCGCGCCACCCGTCTCGGTTTCATCCTGGGCCTGCTGGCCGGTATAGGAGTCTGGACGGGAACACTGTTGATCCCTCTGTTGGAGAGTTCAGGTTTGGTGCGGACCGAATTCGATATACCGGCCCTGCTGGCTACGTCCGGCATGGACAAGTGGGAATTCGCGACTTTCTGGACACTCACCGCCAACACCCTGTTGTTTATTTTAGGGTCTCTGCTGAGTAAGCAGAGTCTAGGCGAAAGAGAGGCTGCGCAGGCCTGTTGCAGCGAGTCATTGGTGCCTCTGGGGGGCATGGTCAACGCCGTTTCAACCGCCCAGTTCACCAAACAATTGTCGCAGATGCTGGGTAGCGAAGCCGCTCAACGGGAGGTGGAACAGGCGCTCAGAGATCTCAGCCTGCCGGTCAACGAGACACGTCCGGCGCAACTGCGTCGACTGCGTGAACGTATTGAGCGAAATCTGTCCGGTCTGCTGGGTCCGCAGCTGGCGCACATGATCATCAACCGAAGGCTGCAACTGGATATCCACACCCAGTCCGCGCTGGCTGATTCCATGCGTTTTATCGAAGATCAGCTGGAGCACTCACGTACGCGGCTGCGCGGACTCAGTGCCGATCTCGACAATCTGCGTCGTTATCACCGGCAGGTCCTGCTCGATCTGCCGCTGGGTGTCTGCACCATCGACCGGCTACGCACAGTGACCATTTGGAATCTGGCCATGGAAGTGATGACCGGCGTGCCCGCTCGGGATGCCATCGGCGTTTCGATTCACAGACTGCCTCCCCCATGGGGACATCTGCTGACAGGCTTCGCCTCCGCATCGGATGAGCACATTCACCATCTGGAAGTCACTCATCAAGGGAAGAGTCGCTGGTTCAATCTGCACAAGGCCGCCATTCCGGCGCCGCTGCCGGTGGATCACCCCGTGGAAGAGGCGCGCACCAGCCAGGTTATGCTGATGGAGGACCTTACCGACTTGGAGACACTGGAGGCTGAATTGGCCCACAGCGAACGTTTGGCCTCGATCGGCCGGCTGGCGGCGGGGGTGGCGCACGAGATTGGAAATCCGGTGACCGGCATTGCATCCCTGGCGCAAAACCTGCGTCACGAGGATGATCCGGAATTGGTGCGGGAAAGTATCGAAGAGATAATCAACCAGACCCAACGCATCACCACAATCGTAAAGACACTGATGAACTTCAGCCGCAGTGGCGGTATCGGCGGCGATATATGCGTCTTCTCAATACGGGAGGTGGCGGACGAAGCGATGCGTCTGGTGAAATTAACCCGTCACGGACGTCAGATCCATTGTGAAAACCTGTGCCCACCCGACCTGACGATCACTGCGGATCGCCAGGGCATCTCGCAGATCCTGGTCAACATCCTCACCAATGCCTGCGATGCCTCGCCACCCGACAGTCGAGTGGAACTGAGCGCCGATGAAATCGATGATCTGGTGAGAATCCAGGTGCAGGACCAGGGCGAAGGCATCGAGGAGCAGGATTTAGGTTATATATTCGAACCGTTTTTCACCACAAAGGCTCCAGGCGACGGCACCGGGCTCGGACTCGCCATCGCCTATAAAATTGTTTCGGACCACAAGGGCGCCATCAGCATCGACTCTGAAAAAGACAAGGGCACCCGGGTTATTATCGATCTTCCAAAGGCAGGCCTGAACGCCATCATCGCAGAGACATCATGAATCAGATACTCATCATCGAAGACGAGGAGGTCATCCGCCGAGCAGTCAAGCGTCTGCTCGAGCGCAACGGCTATCAAATCACGGAAGCGGGTTCGGTAGAAGAGGCGCAATCCAGCCCCCTCGCCTCCTTCGACCTGATCATCAGTGATGTCAGGTTGCCCGGCGCGCCCGGGACCCAAATCATCGAGGC
This sequence is a window from Candidatus Thiodiazotropha sp. LNASS1. Protein-coding genes within it:
- a CDS encoding ATP-binding protein gives rise to the protein MSHDLWLLFGIGFLYLGLLFVIAHAGDSGRIPERLIRHPLTYVLSLGVYATTWTFYGSVGFAKTQGYLFLTIYLGVTLAFALTPILFQPLLRLTREYQLTSLADLFAFRYRSQLAGILVTLFMLVGTLPYIALQIRAVTDSLQMISHTVAPRILALIFCSTLVVFAILFGARHSTSREKHRGLVLAIAFESIVKLVALLVIGLVTLFGVFDGFSGLDKWLAAHPEMLDRLYQPVREGPWSTLLLLAFAAAFLLPRQFHMLFAENLEPKALKTATWGFPLFLLLINLPIPLILWGGEALGLSMPPDYFALGITLDQGPSWLPFLAFIGGISSASAMMIITTLALSSMTLNHILLPTNFPDPQVNLYRWLLLGRRLLIALIIMAGYGFYILLEKHQGLVQLGLISFVAVAQFLPGIIGLLYWRRATRLGFILGLLAGIGVWTGTLLIPLLESSGLVRTEFDIPALLATSGMDKWEFATFWTLTANTLLFILGSLLSKQSLGEREAAQACCSESLVPLGGMVNAVSTAQFTKQLSQMLGSEAAQREVEQALRDLSLPVNETRPAQLRRLRERIERNLSGLLGPQLAHMIINRRLQLDIHTQSALADSMRFIEDQLEHSRTRLRGLSADLDNLRRYHRQVLLDLPLGVCTIDRLRTVTIWNLAMEVMTGVPARDAIGVSIHRLPPPWGHLLTGFASASDEHIHHLEVTHQGKSRWFNLHKAAIPAPLPVDHPVEEARTSQVMLMEDLTDLETLEAELAHSERLASIGRLAAGVAHEIGNPVTGIASLAQNLRHEDDPELVRESIEEIINQTQRITTIVKTLMNFSRSGGIGGDICVFSIREVADEAMRLVKLTRHGRQIHCENLCPPDLTITADRQGISQILVNILTNACDASPPDSRVELSADEIDDLVRIQVQDQGEGIEEQDLGYIFEPFFTTKAPGDGTGLGLAIAYKIVSDHKGAISIDSEKDKGTRVIIDLPKAGLNAIIAETS